The DNA region CTGCGAACCCTCGAAGTTCGCGTCGAAATCCCACAGGTCGGTGTGCGAATAGCGATCTTCCTCGCCCGAGATCTTGGTCGCGGCGACTTCCTCCATCAGCACGGCGGCGCCGCCCACCACCACCTCGGGCGGGAAGGTCAGGCCGTTGATGCGGCCGTCGAGGTCGGTCACGTCGGCCAGCAGCTTGTCGGCAAAGCCGTCCAGCCCCTCGGTCGAGCCCTTTTCCCACAGCCCGTATTCGATGCGGTGGAAGCCGGTGAAGGCGTCGTCGGCCTCGGCCTTTTCAAAGTCGTCGGCGCGGGCGTCGATCGACACGTCGAGGTCCGAGAACAGCTCGGCGATGGGCTCGACCTTTTCGTAGCTGGTGCGGGTCGGCGCGAAAAGCGCTTTCGCCTTCTCGACGTCGCCGGCCTTGATGGCGTCGGTGAAGGCC from Paracoccus aminovorans includes:
- the efeO gene encoding iron uptake system protein EfeO, encoding MLGRHLRTTALALAMTGWGALAHAADPSLDLVEPLAEYKIYVAENTAKLVEDTKAFTDAIKAGDVEKAKALFAPTRTSYEKVEPIAELFSDLDVSIDARADDFEKAEADDAFTGFHRIEYGLWEKGSTEGLDGFADKLLADVTDLDGRINGLTFPPEVVVGGAAVLMEEVAATKISGEEDRYSHTDLWDFDANFEGSQKIYELLRPLIADKEADFVAKVDGNFKAVDEVLAKYQKDGGYVSYEELTDEDRNVLSTKVNTLAEDLATLRGKLGLG